A segment of the Oxobacter pfennigii genome:
CTTAGGGGTGCATAAATAGCTGTATTTATTAAAATAGGAAAAAAATCCGCTCACTGCAGTACACAATACAATTGATATTATTAAAATCCATATTGATTTTTTAAAATAATAAAGGACATCTCTTAAATCCATTACTATACACACCCTTCTATTATATTTTCATATAGTTTATACATCTCATCTACATTGGCTTCCCAATTATAGCTGTTCTCGACAAAAGCCCTTCCGCGCCTTCCCATTTCATTCCTGATTTGGCTGTTGTTTATAAGATATTCCATTTTTTCTGCCAGTTCATCGGTGTCCGCTGCTTTAAATAGCAGCCCCGTTTCACCGTCAATTACAACCTCCGGTATTCCGCCTACATCTGAGGCAATTACCGGCACCCCGCAGGCTTGAGCCTCTAAAGCTGCCACGCCGAAGGATTCACGTATTGAAGGCATTACGAAGATATCCATTTCATTTAAAAATATTGGCACTTCCGTATTTAACACCTTGCCTGTAAAGGTTACGTAATCTTCTATCTTAAGCTCAGCGCACATAATCTTAAGCTTATCGTAAAGGTTTCCTCCTCCTACGATGAGAAGCCTTAAATTACCGTATTTTTTATATATCTTTTCAAAGGCTCTTATCAGATACTCGATTCCGTAAACCTCCTCCAAGGATTTTACTATTCCGAAGGTAATTACAGTATCATCCTTATGTCTTTCTACATTGAATTTTTCAATATCTATTCCAAATGGTATTATTTCCAATTTCTTGTCAGTATAAAGCATTGTTTCATCAGCCAATGCCTTGCTTGTTGCAATTATGTAATCTGCCTTTTTCAAATTATATCTTACTATATTTTCAAATATTTTATTTTTCCTTGGAGCATCGAAAATATCCGTCCCCCAGGTGGAAATTATAAGGGGGTGTATATTGCATAAGGCTCCTGTAAGTCCGTAGCCTGTAGCATAATGAGCATGGACAATATCCGGCTTGATTTTTTTAATAAGTTCCCTTACTTTTAAGGCTTTTGCTATGTAAGTAATGTTCTTAGGCTCATAGGGCAATCTGTTTCTTTCCCTTTTTACCGGCTCAATATAATGAACTTTAATCCCCTCTATTTCTGCCTTATCAAAGGATATAATTTCAATATCACGGCCCCGTGAACTTAATGACTTTGCCCACCTTTGGGTATGAATGCTTGTTGCGTTAGCCAGATAGCATATCTTCATTCATTGCACCCCCATCATTGCTGTTTTTAAACATTACCTCCAAAAGCGCGGTAAATATAAAGAAATATCCACCCGTAACGCTTAAGCCTCCTAAAAGCATGGTCTCAAATACCTGGGTAAACAAGGAACCGGCAATTATGGCAACCATAGTATACATCATCAGAGATTTCTTTCTTGATAACAAAAATTGTCGCAGCATATTGAATAAGAACACTATATAAATTATCAATGTAAAGATCCCCATCTCCACCCACATTCTTAAAAATGTGTTATGGGGAGTCCTTCCCATAATGTTTATTGAATATGTGCTTATGGCTCTGACAGAATTACCTATTCCAAAACCCGTAAAAGGTCTTTCCTTTATTGCCTGTATTGCAGCATTCCACAATATTCCTCTGCTGCTTAGAGAGAATATGCCCTTGCTTAAGTTTTTAAAGTCAAAGTCAACATCGATGACAAGAGGAAGCAATGTTATTATTGCAAATATTATCCCTATCCATAGATATTTGTATTTCCTGAACTTATAAAGGAATATTATCATCACCGAAATACCCACCGCTCCCCAGGCGCTCCTGGAAAAGGTTAATAAAAGATTAATGCCCATAAACATCAGGCATATAAAATGATATATCTTTGATGATTTTTTAAAAAACAGATAAACTGCACATGGTATGGTAAAAGTCAATAGCACTCCCAGAGAATTTGGATTGGGAAAGACCGAGCTTATTTCATACATCCGCGTTCTTGTATAAGCGATATGATATGTAATATTTACCCCCATATAACCTAATACAACTATACCAAGGCCTATAACACTGTAAAACAAGCCAATGAAATTTATAACTTCAAATATGTTTTCAATACTCTTTTCGGTGTTGAAATTCTCTATTACCCAATCCCATAAAAAAATTATAATTGGAAAGCTTATGATATAAGTCATGCTTGTTCTTAAATCAATTGAAAAAGGCAGCAATGCAAAATTCAATAAAACGTACATAACAAGAAGCCTGCCGTTTTGGGTTTCTATCATGCCTTTTACCGTAATCTTTCCTTTAGTCAGCATTACAATAAAAAAGACCATGATGCAAATTCCAAGGGGCAATACATATTTCAAACTGAATCCTAATATATTCATGTAAGGTATTACGAAAAGAAACAAATAAAATAGCTTATCTGCATTTAATAAGTTCCTGATGAAATAACCAAACATGCATGCTATGACACAAATCCAGAAAACTAAAATCAGGCCTTTTTGGTAATCCCTCGCAATATATATTCCTGTCAATGTTGTTATTAAAATTATTAAAGCTAAAACAGAAACCTTCTTTTTCAAACCTAAGCCGGCAATTGTATTCATCAACCTTCACTACCTTTAAATATTAATGCTGTTATTTCTGATTTTTCAGAAGCTGATCCTTCGGAACATCGCGAAGAACCTTTGCAGGATTCCCGGCTGCAATCTTACCCTCTTCTATGTCCCTGGTAACAACGCTTCCTGCTGCGGCAAATCCATC
Coding sequences within it:
- a CDS encoding O-antigen ligase family protein, producing the protein MNTIAGLGLKKKVSVLALIILITTLTGIYIARDYQKGLILVFWICVIACMFGYFIRNLLNADKLFYLFLFVIPYMNILGFSLKYVLPLGICIMVFFIVMLTKGKITVKGMIETQNGRLLVMYVLLNFALLPFSIDLRTSMTYIISFPIIIFLWDWVIENFNTEKSIENIFEVINFIGLFYSVIGLGIVVLGYMGVNITYHIAYTRTRMYEISSVFPNPNSLGVLLTFTIPCAVYLFFKKSSKIYHFICLMFMGINLLLTFSRSAWGAVGISVMIIFLYKFRKYKYLWIGIIFAIITLLPLVIDVDFDFKNLSKGIFSLSSRGILWNAAIQAIKERPFTGFGIGNSVRAISTYSINIMGRTPHNTFLRMWVEMGIFTLIIYIVFLFNMLRQFLLSRKKSLMMYTMVAIIAGSLFTQVFETMLLGGLSVTGGYFFIFTALLEVMFKNSNDGGAMNEDMLSG
- a CDS encoding glycosyltransferase family 4 protein, translating into MKICYLANATSIHTQRWAKSLSSRGRDIEIISFDKAEIEGIKVHYIEPVKRERNRLPYEPKNITYIAKALKVRELIKKIKPDIVHAHYATGYGLTGALCNIHPLIISTWGTDIFDAPRKNKIFENIVRYNLKKADYIIATSKALADETMLYTDKKLEIIPFGIDIEKFNVERHKDDTVITFGIVKSLEEVYGIEYLIRAFEKIYKKYGNLRLLIVGGGNLYDKLKIMCAELKIEDYVTFTGKVLNTEVPIFLNEMDIFVMPSIRESFGVAALEAQACGVPVIASDVGGIPEVVIDGETGLLFKAADTDELAEKMEYLINNSQIRNEMGRRGRAFVENSYNWEANVDEMYKLYENIIEGCV